Proteins encoded in a region of the Methanophagales archaeon genome:
- a CDS encoding transposase, with the protein MLSKESGQKGEGKQIDKTKGSESDQTNRMLVQRIKAIKGEHPFWGYRRVAAWLKYREGIKVNRKRIYKLMK; encoded by the coding sequence GTGTTATCTAAAGAGTCAGGGCAAAAAGGAGAAGGTAAGCAGATTGACAAAACCAAAGGGAGTGAATCTGATCAGACTAACAGGATGCTTGTTCAAAGGATTAAGGCCATAAAAGGAGAACATCCCTTTTGGGGCTATAGGCGTGTTGCGGCCTGGTTAAAGTATAGGGAAGGTATTAAAGTGAATCGGAAGCGGATTTATAAGTTAATGAAAGA